The window AACAACACAGTCTTTACATGAGCATTGTAGTGAATCGTTCATTTGTGACAatcaagacattttgaaatgacacttaaataatacattattaaaattcatGTTTATGTTAGAAGAAAGAGGCTGTGGAGTGTCCAGGACACAAAACATGTTGGTAGTCTTACATTTTTGATTTATGAATAAAATGAGGTCTGTGGTTAATGTTCCTCTTAAGagattttcattttgttctaACATAAAGTAGACTACATACAGTTATACCACAAATTTTGAAACATGATGGTGCTTGATGAACCACTGTATAGTTCTTATAAAGCAACTACAGTAATATAGcaatacaaacaaaaacccaTCTGGTTTCAAAACTCACATAATGTGTGATTTATGTTGTTGAACAGTGTCAAAGTCTCTAATATTTATCACAGACTTTATTTTACTCATTAATTAAAAGCCACCATTCTaaataaattagtaaatcaaAACTTCATGAGATATTCCAGAGAGAACGTCAAAACTAACGTAGCTATATACAGATGTAAAGGGCAGCATTTTAAGTTTGCCTTGGTGAAGATTAGCAAAAGTTTCTGATCACTAATGactaacttattttatttattaataatgttctaaaagccacatggtttcatttttgtgtgggGTGAGAGACTTCAACCATCAGTTCTAGTTCAGTCAACAATAAAAAGCGAGGGGAATTTCAAGGAATAAAAACTCTCCCTTCTCTTCACTCTCTTCCCACAATGGTCGGAGCGTGAAAATCGTCAGTTGTAGAGAGAAAGGGGACACATCTCGACTGGAAAGCCTCTGAATCCTTTTGGTCGCCCTCTGCGAGAGATTTATCGCTGACTTGCGCCGAAAAGTGTTTCGTAAATCATCAGAGGGATTTCGTCTGAGggagaaaacaacaacaacaacaaatggcCAGTGAGTAATTTACTGTGATCCTGTGGTAAAGTGGTGACGAGGATTTGAGGTCTACACAGTCAGTTCCGCACGGTTTAAGGATAATCAGTGTGTCAGTTTGGGCTTTCTTATGTAAAACAGCTGTCTTTGAAGGCGGATCTTTTGGCAGGTTAGTTCAGGACGGTGGCGGAGGAGCTCAGACACAGACAGAGTGCGAAGCAGCGAACAACTCTTGACGGATAAACGGAGTGTCTGGAGACGAGCTGAAGTGCATATTCACACGTTTACCAAGCGGATTCgttcattcattttcagatgACTGCGATAAAACGACGCCGTGCCTTCAGTTTGGTCAGTTTGGATACACTTTGCGGAGGATGAATGAGGAAAGTAGCGCGAGAGCGAGTTGAAAAGTAAGTGTACTTTCGTGAGAGAAACAGACCGTCAACATTATCTCACAGGAGAGGACCATAAGAGCTTTAGAAGAAGGAATTATCATCTGTGAACTGGAAATTGAACAAAAAAACTGCATGAAACCTCTCAGTATGGTGAAAGCTTTCTAATATTTCTCATCTATCTAAAGATTTTTTTGACATAGTTTTGAACTGAACTGTTTGGAATCTGACTCAGTTTGATTGATTTGCAAAGGAAAACGTCTCCTTTTGTACTAATTCAACATCACCCTTCTAATTTTTGGGATACAATAACTTTTTTCCGCTACAATTACGAAGAGTGACAATGAAGCAActtttatagaaaaaaatataaagcttttttttttttaaagaataatcCCCACTACATGAGTTCATATTGAAAGACAATGTTTGCCGCAAATGTTGGACTTAGCTTTGTGCTGCTGTGCGTGGCCGGATTTTGTTCCGCTATCAGTTCCATCGACCCAGACCGGCCGGGCGAAGGAAGATGCCAGGAGATTGCTATTCCACTCTGTAAGGACATTGGCTACAACTTGACAGTTATGCCGAACTTAATGGGACATGAAGATCAAAGTGAGGCAGCTATAAAGCTGCATGAGTTCGCTCCGCTGATTGAGTTCGGCTGCCACAGCCATCTGAAGTTTTTCTTGTGCTCGCTCTATGCTCCCATGTGCACGGAGCAGGTATCCACACCCATCCCAGCGTGCCGAGTAATGTGCGAGCAGGCAAGGCAGAAGTGTTCTCCCATCATGGAGCAGTTTAACTTCCACTGGCCTGAGTCACTGGACTGTTCCAAACTGCCAAATAAAAATGACCCCAATTATCTCTGTATGGAGGCACCTAACAACGGCACAGACGAGCCCCCAAAGGGATCCCACACTCAGCCGCCAGACTCCCGACCCCCTCGGCCAGGGAACAGCCAAGAACTGCCTATTAAGGAGAGGGTCGGTAAGACAACATGTAGCAACCCTGGAAAGTTTCATTACGTACAGAAGAGTGAGTCCTGTGCCCCCAAGTGTTACTCCAACGTCGACGTGTACTGGAGCCAGGGTGACAAGCGCTTCTCCATGGTGTGGATTGCCATCTGGTCCATCCTGTGCTTCATCTCCAGTGCCTTTACCGTCCTCACCTTCCTCATCGATCCACAGCGCTTCAAGTACCCTGAGCGGCCCATCATCTTCCTGTCAATGTCCTACTGCGTCTACTCAGTGGGCTTTCTTATAAGACTTTTTGTGGGGGTGGAAAACGTGGCCTGTGACCGTGACAGCGGTGTTCAGTACATCATCCAGGAAGGCTTGGAAAGCACTGGCTGCACTATAGTCTTCCTCATTCTTTACTACTTCGGAATGGCCAGTTCCCTGTGGTGGGTCATTCTTACTCTCACATGGTTCCTCGCAGCTGGGAAAAAATGGGGTCACGAGGCCATTGAAGCCAACAGCAGCTACTTCCATCTGGCAGCATGGGCTATACCAGCTATTAAGACCATCATGATCCTGGTTATGAGGAAGGTGGCAGGAGATGAGCTCACAGGGGTCTGCTATGTGGGCAGCATGGATGTCAAAGCCTTGACAGGGTTTGTTCTTATACCCCTCTCTTGCTACCTCATCATTGGCACTTCTTTTCTGCTCTCAGGGTTTGTGGCACTCTTTCACATCCGTAAGGTCATGAAAACTGAAGGAGAGAATACGGATAAGCTGGAGAAGCTGATGGTTAGGATTGGCGTCTTCTCTGTGCTCTACACGGTCCCTGCCACTTGCGTCATCGCCTGCTATTTTTACGAGCGTCTCAACATGGATTATTGGAAGATTCTAGCAGGAGAGCAAAAGTGCTCTGAGGACAGTAAGAGCGGTGAGGAGTGCGTGATGAAGAGCTCCATCCCAGCCGTGGAGATCTTTATGGTTAAGATTTTCATGTTGCTGGTGGTGGGCATCACCAGCGGCATGTGGATCTGGACCTCCAAAACGCTGCAGTCTTGGCAAAACGTTTTCAGCCGCAAACTTAAGAAGAAGACGAGGAGGAAGGCTGCATGTGTTTTCACAGGAAGTGGACCTTACCTCAAGCCTCATCCTGCACTGAAAGGACATAAAACCAAGTACGAACCAGCAGGTCCTCCTGCAACTTGTGTATGAGCTGGGCCTCTATACACACACGAATGGCCAAGAAATAATTGCTGGACTTAAACCAACTGCTTTATAAAGAGACAAGCTAGCAAAGAACACAACAATgctcatatttattttatgcaaaCTTCAGATGCAACATCCCCAACAGGTTTTTTTAGTTCTTAGTGCTTGAACTACATCTTAAACTTTGCGGACTTTGGGGACCGTTTTGTGAAACAAAGAAAAAGGGAGCAAGTCCCTATTGCTGTCATTGGGATGCCTGTATCTTGTCATGTGCAATAGTTGTTTCCCTTAGTGACAGAGAAAGGGACTCTGAAACTGTAGGGCTGTGATTAAAGACAATGAAAGGACTCGACAAACAATGGGTGTGAATGGCTCGGGGAAAAGCGGCTCCTCCATGGCATAGTCGTGTGGCTTTTCTATGGAAATGAAGGCCGTGTCATACACAACTGCATTGACATTGGAGTGCAGCTGCTCAAAAAGGCCTCGGCAGAGAATGAACTGCCTATTTTTAGGCCTTTTCATGGAACAAAGTAAATCTTTAAGCACTAAATATTGCCAACACAAAGAGAAAAACTTGTTATTTGAGTTGTTTTGTACAGTGAGTTCATGCCCctggtttgttttgttataccaagctctttttaatgtcCTATACATTTGTGTATATTTCTAAAGGTTCATATTttataagaataaataaaacattttagttttaaatgtttgaaatgaAAAGCAAATGCTTTTATTATTTGTGTTGAGTTTGAAAAGTTTTTACTTCATGAAGCATTCTGTCATGCTCTATTCTAATTTTAAAGATACGTCTGCTGGGAATCACTAGAGAGATTCAATTAATATTCTTCATCAGTCATACCTCATCAAACATCCCTAAGCTAAAACACTCAAAACCTTAAAGGAATATTTtacccgaaaatgaaaattctcatttactcaccaaacctgtatgactttcattcttctactgaacacaaaagaagtccacaatgaaagtcaacaacaacactgaaccacattgtattttattagatgtgtttttgtttttttcattattaatattttttaacattttcttttgtgttaatAAAGAaatttcatacaggtttggaacaacgtgggtgtaaattatgacagaatttacatttttgggtgaactattcctttaaggttGCAGAAATACGTAGAATTAATCCATTGGGTTAAAAATTTTGAAGCAGCATGTAATAATCTTGCCATGTTCCTAATTCTTATACAAACATCATAACAGAGGAAATACTTACTTGAGACCCAATCTCAGGCCTCAGCCTCATCTCTGATGTACTTTGGGCCTCagcttttatgtttttgaatagAAAAGGGTTAGTTAGATCAACCACACTCAGACCTGTTATTCTCACAATGGCTATTGAGAAGTAAGTAGATTATATATATACCTTTATTACAAATGACATCAAAGATTTTGAAGAAATGTGTAATTTAGGACCttt of the Megalobrama amblycephala isolate DHTTF-2021 linkage group LG12, ASM1881202v1, whole genome shotgun sequence genome contains:
- the fzd10 gene encoding frizzled-10 is translated as MFAANVGLSFVLLCVAGFCSAISSIDPDRPGEGRCQEIAIPLCKDIGYNLTVMPNLMGHEDQSEAAIKLHEFAPLIEFGCHSHLKFFLCSLYAPMCTEQVSTPIPACRVMCEQARQKCSPIMEQFNFHWPESLDCSKLPNKNDPNYLCMEAPNNGTDEPPKGSHTQPPDSRPPRPGNSQELPIKERVGKTTCSNPGKFHYVQKSESCAPKCYSNVDVYWSQGDKRFSMVWIAIWSILCFISSAFTVLTFLIDPQRFKYPERPIIFLSMSYCVYSVGFLIRLFVGVENVACDRDSGVQYIIQEGLESTGCTIVFLILYYFGMASSLWWVILTLTWFLAAGKKWGHEAIEANSSYFHLAAWAIPAIKTIMILVMRKVAGDELTGVCYVGSMDVKALTGFVLIPLSCYLIIGTSFLLSGFVALFHIRKVMKTEGENTDKLEKLMVRIGVFSVLYTVPATCVIACYFYERLNMDYWKILAGEQKCSEDSKSGEECVMKSSIPAVEIFMVKIFMLLVVGITSGMWIWTSKTLQSWQNVFSRKLKKKTRRKAACVFTGSGPYLKPHPALKGHKTKYEPAGPPATCV